The following coding sequences lie in one Listeria ivanovii subsp. londoniensis genomic window:
- a CDS encoding DUF2798 domain-containing protein — MNQDLRLPQNNKEGLLYGVIICSITAFLMTTVNTYLQIRIVNTDLLISILKLFPLFFIVAMLLENFLISHFSRKMVTKYMDASDSFNAYILFSVLFTVLGMSFCMTFIGDFIGHGFVMEEGLLSRFFSAWPRNFYSAFY, encoded by the coding sequence ATGAATCAAGATTTACGCTTACCACAAAACAATAAAGAAGGACTTTTATACGGTGTCATTATTTGTAGCATTACAGCATTTCTAATGACTACGGTAAACACTTACCTACAAATTCGAATAGTAAATACCGATTTACTTATATCAATTCTAAAGTTATTCCCATTATTCTTTATTGTTGCGATGCTATTAGAAAATTTTCTTATTAGTCACTTCTCCAGAAAAATGGTAACTAAATATATGGATGCAAGCGACAGTTTTAATGCTTATATTCTTTTTTCCGTTTTATTTACCGTTTTGGGAATGTCTTTTTGCATGACATTTATTGGTGATTTTATTGGTCACGGGTTTGTTATGGAAGAAGGCCTATTATCCAGATTTTTTAGTGCCTGGCCAAGGAATTTTTATAGTGCTTTTTATTGA
- a CDS encoding gluconokinase, with protein sequence MTNSSYIMGVDIGTSSTKAVLFNEQGEVIHREASHYDLVTDETGKAEESPTEIFEAVLTSIRHVMSKINKADLCGIAFSSAMHSLIAAKSNGELLTECITWADGRSSEALENVKRDNYLFQLYEATGTPIHPMSPFAKICWLKETEPELFNRAEKFIDIKSYILYRFFGVWVMDESLASGTGLYNISEHDWEFEAMEIVKLTPDFFPKVVPETHQLSGVKAEYAEMMGIPASVPFIIGGSDGALANIGIQATGQSDVTITVGTSGAVRKLTTEFQVDSRGRTFCYGAGDGYFIAGGAVNNGGKVVEWGLEQFGSESEIANRDFASFIACIDQVNPGAAGLLFQPYLLGERAPFWTNDIRGGFVGLTINHTKAHFVRAILEGIAFNLAEVYEAVSAPDDIIYVTGGISAHEDWCRLLADILNREIRVPHTIEGSSLGAAIIGMRSLGILKDLNLQRKLPIKAIYHPSENVEKYAELRSIFKQVSTQLMSSYSQLNSWQKKFENNS encoded by the coding sequence TTGACGAATAGCTCTTACATAATGGGCGTGGACATTGGAACCTCTAGCACAAAAGCAGTTCTTTTTAATGAGCAGGGAGAGGTTATCCACCGAGAAGCGTCTCACTATGATTTAGTGACGGATGAAACTGGTAAGGCAGAAGAAAGTCCTACAGAAATTTTTGAAGCGGTACTTACCTCCATCCGTCACGTGATGAGTAAGATAAATAAAGCAGATTTGTGCGGAATAGCCTTTAGTTCTGCCATGCATAGTTTGATCGCAGCCAAAAGTAATGGGGAACTTCTAACTGAATGTATTACCTGGGCGGACGGACGAAGCAGTGAGGCGCTTGAAAATGTCAAACGAGATAATTACCTTTTTCAACTTTACGAAGCGACAGGGACACCGATACACCCAATGAGTCCATTTGCAAAAATCTGCTGGCTGAAAGAAACAGAACCCGAGCTATTTAATCGCGCGGAAAAATTTATAGATATTAAATCTTATATTTTGTATCGGTTTTTTGGGGTATGGGTGATGGATGAATCGCTGGCATCTGGAACAGGACTTTACAATATTTCGGAACATGACTGGGAATTTGAAGCAATGGAAATTGTGAAATTAACACCAGATTTTTTTCCAAAAGTGGTTCCGGAAACGCATCAATTAAGTGGAGTTAAAGCAGAGTATGCGGAAATGATGGGGATTCCAGCAAGTGTTCCATTTATTATTGGAGGTAGTGACGGTGCACTCGCAAATATTGGAATTCAAGCAACTGGACAGAGTGATGTGACCATTACTGTTGGCACAAGTGGTGCTGTCAGAAAATTAACAACCGAATTTCAAGTCGATTCACGCGGTCGCACTTTTTGTTATGGTGCGGGAGATGGTTATTTTATTGCCGGTGGAGCAGTAAATAATGGTGGAAAAGTGGTCGAATGGGGTCTTGAACAATTTGGCTCAGAAAGTGAAATTGCGAACCGAGACTTTGCTAGCTTTATTGCCTGTATTGATCAAGTGAATCCAGGAGCAGCGGGTCTTTTATTCCAACCGTACTTACTAGGAGAACGTGCGCCTTTTTGGACGAATGATATCCGAGGCGGGTTCGTGGGGCTCACGATTAATCACACCAAAGCCCATTTCGTCAGAGCGATTTTGGAAGGAATTGCTTTTAATCTTGCTGAAGTGTATGAGGCAGTTTCAGCACCTGATGATATTATCTATGTAACGGGCGGGATTTCAGCTCATGAAGATTGGTGTAGATTGCTAGCTGATATTTTGAACCGAGAAATTCGCGTCCCTCACACAATTGAAGGATCAAGTTTAGGAGCTGCTATTATTGGAATGCGCTCACTTGGAATATTAAAAGACCTAAATCTCCAAAGAAAACTGCCAATCAAAGCTATTTATCATCCTAGCGAAAACGTAGAAAAGTATGCAGAATTACGTTCGATTTTCAAACAAGTATCAACCCAGCTAATGTCTAGCTATAGTCAATTAAATAGTTGGCAAAAGAAGTTTGAAAATAACAGCTAA